A region of [Bacteroides] pectinophilus DNA encodes the following proteins:
- a CDS encoding GGDEF domain-containing protein — protein sequence MFTKKLLKFIAVLLTIVHCVILAEMIHMGVKPMIVYNIFSILCYLIAICFINKEYYNAVFIAAYFEIILHSFLATVFLGWDSGFALYMIALVPVGFYMQYFISGDKYNIKQPLLLSILDFVIFISCKVYSADDISPVYVGMESVIHEGMYTFNAFCVFTALIGFSVIFLKELNRSHDEIIKVNEQLGRMAKLDTLTGLFNRRGIQPFLDICSVSGRNFCIAMCDIDDFKNVNDSYGHDVGDEVIARTARTIRECIKPDDHVCRWGGEEFVFLVDSAQMHDGYIIADNIRRTIEQNPLEIFGKIVDFTVTIGITEYKKGETIDQTIIRADEMMYSGKKNGKNVVISGI from the coding sequence TTGTTTACGAAAAAATTATTGAAGTTTATAGCAGTCCTTCTTACGATAGTGCACTGTGTTATACTTGCGGAGATGATACACATGGGCGTGAAACCTATGATTGTTTATAATATATTCAGTATATTATGTTATCTCATTGCAATCTGTTTTATTAACAAAGAGTATTATAATGCAGTCTTCATAGCGGCATATTTTGAAATAATCCTGCATTCATTCCTTGCAACAGTATTTCTGGGATGGGATTCAGGATTCGCATTATATATGATAGCACTTGTTCCGGTGGGATTTTATATGCAGTATTTTATATCGGGGGATAAGTATAACATTAAGCAGCCATTGCTTCTGAGTATTTTGGATTTTGTCATTTTTATAAGCTGTAAGGTGTACTCGGCTGATGATATATCGCCGGTATATGTGGGAATGGAAAGTGTCATACATGAGGGTATGTACACATTTAACGCATTTTGTGTGTTCACTGCACTTATAGGATTTTCGGTTATATTCCTAAAGGAGCTTAACAGAAGCCACGATGAAATCATTAAGGTTAATGAACAGCTTGGAAGAATGGCTAAACTGGATACACTTACCGGATTGTTTAACAGACGCGGAATACAGCCGTTTCTTGATATATGTAGTGTTTCAGGAAGAAACTTCTGTATTGCAATGTGTGACATAGATGATTTTAAGAATGTCAATGATTCATACGGACATGATGTTGGTGACGAGGTAATAGCAAGGACAGCCAGAACAATACGTGAATGTATCAAGCCGGACGACCATGTGTGCAGATGGGGAGGCGAGGAGTTTGTATTTCTTGTGGACAGTGCACAGATGCATGATGGATATATAATAGCAGATAATATAAGAAGGACGATAGAGCAGAATCCTCTTGAGATATTCGGTAAGATAGTGGATTTTACTGTGACAATCGGTATTACTGAATATAAAAAGGGAGAGACAATCGACCAGACCATAATCAGGGCTGATGAGATGATGTACAGCGGTAAAAAGAATGGCAAAAATGTTGTCATAAGTGGAATATAA
- a CDS encoding glycine--tRNA ligase codes for MEKTMEKIVALAKARGFVYPGSEIYGGLANTWDYGNLGVELKNNVKKAWWQKFVMESPYNVGVDCAILMNPQTWVASGHLGGFSDPLMDCKECHERFRADKLIEDWCADNNYELEGSVDGWTQEQMKNFIEEKQIACPSCGKHNFTDIRQFNLMFKTFQGVTEDAKNTVYLRPETAQGIFVNFKNVQRTSRKKVPFGIGQIGKSFRNEITPGNFTFRTREFEQMELEFFCKPGTDLEWFNYWRSYCINWLKSLGMKDDEMRARDHSPEELCFYSKGTTDIEFLFPFGWGELWGIADRTDYDLTQHQNVSGEDMSYFDDESKEKYIPYVIEPSLGADRVTLAFLCSAYDEEEIGEGDVRTVLHFHPALAPVKIGILPLSKKLNEGAEKIYAELSKKYNCEFDDRGNIGKRYRRQDEIGTPFCITYDFDSETDGAVTVRDRDTMQQERIKIEDLKAYFEDKFTF; via the coding sequence ATGGAAAAGACAATGGAGAAGATTGTAGCTCTGGCTAAGGCAAGAGGATTTGTATATCCGGGTTCTGAGATATATGGCGGACTTGCCAATACATGGGATTACGGTAATCTCGGAGTAGAGCTTAAGAATAATGTTAAGAAGGCATGGTGGCAGAAGTTCGTTATGGAAAGCCCATACAATGTAGGTGTTGACTGTGCGATTCTTATGAACCCACAGACATGGGTTGCATCAGGTCATCTTGGCGGATTCTCAGATCCACTTATGGATTGTAAGGAGTGCCATGAGAGATTCAGAGCTGATAAGCTTATTGAGGATTGGTGCGCAGACAATAATTATGAGCTTGAGGGCTCTGTTGACGGATGGACACAGGAGCAGATGAAGAACTTTATCGAGGAGAAGCAGATTGCATGTCCTTCATGCGGTAAGCATAACTTTACAGATATCCGTCAGTTCAACCTTATGTTCAAGACATTTCAGGGAGTTACGGAGGATGCAAAGAATACTGTATATCTTCGTCCTGAGACAGCACAGGGTATATTTGTTAACTTCAAGAATGTACAGAGAACATCAAGAAAGAAGGTACCATTTGGTATAGGACAGATTGGTAAGTCATTCCGTAACGAGATTACACCTGGTAATTTTACATTCCGTACACGCGAGTTTGAGCAGATGGAGCTTGAATTCTTCTGTAAGCCTGGAACAGACCTTGAGTGGTTCAATTACTGGAGATCATATTGTATCAATTGGCTTAAGTCTCTCGGAATGAAGGATGACGAGATGAGAGCAAGAGATCATTCACCTGAAGAACTCTGCTTCTACAGCAAGGGTACAACGGATATCGAATTCCTCTTCCCATTCGGATGGGGCGAGCTCTGGGGTATTGCAGACCGCACAGATTATGACCTTACACAGCACCAGAACGTATCCGGTGAGGATATGTCTTACTTTGATGATGAGTCTAAGGAAAAGTACATTCCTTATGTTATTGAGCCGTCACTTGGCGCAGACCGTGTAACACTTGCATTCCTCTGCTCAGCATATGATGAGGAGGAGATTGGCGAGGGAGATGTAAGAACGGTTCTGCATTTCCATCCGGCACTTGCACCTGTTAAGATTGGTATCCTTCCTCTTTCAAAGAAGCTCAATGAAGGCGCTGAGAAGATTTATGCAGAGCTTTCCAAGAAGTATAACTGTGAGTTTGATGATCGTGGCAATATCGGTAAGAGATACAGAAGGCAGGATGAGATTGGTACACCATTCTGTATAACATATGATTTTGATTCTGAGACAGACGGAGCTGTTACAGTACGTGACAGAGATACAATGCAGCAGGAGAGAATCAAGATAGAGGATCTTAAGGCATATTTTGAAGATAAGTTTACATTCTAA
- a CDS encoding D-alanyl-D-alanine carboxypeptidase, which produces MLQRRIAGILLTVIVAVLAAVPVQSMCMYRVNAAEPDVESPSVILMEASTGKTVYEKNADETLHPASITKIMTLILIFDALSENKITLEENVTVSEHAASMGGSQVFLEAGEKQTVNTMIKCISVASANDASVAMAEHIWGSEQTFVDKMNERAQGLGMSGTHFVNCCGLDTDGHMMTARDVAIMSRELITRYPQIHEYSGIWMDTITHNTRRGESEFGLSNTNKLIKQYEWATGLKTGSTGLAKCCLSATAEKDGIELIAVVMAAPNSKTRFKDAISLLNYGYGVVDIYRDNAWLSQEKMVVHGGKSDSVKCRKNNEFVYVFTEDTDTGRIKCTEEYADGLEAPVYEGDVVGQMVYELDGNILGTIDIVAADTVEKAGLGDCIRSTMMKMLLN; this is translated from the coding sequence ATGTTACAAAGAAGAATTGCGGGAATATTGCTGACTGTAATAGTGGCAGTGCTTGCGGCAGTGCCGGTGCAGAGCATGTGTATGTATCGGGTGAATGCAGCAGAGCCGGATGTTGAGTCACCATCCGTGATACTGATGGAGGCATCGACCGGCAAGACGGTATACGAAAAAAATGCGGATGAAACACTTCATCCTGCAAGCATAACTAAGATAATGACGCTTATTCTTATATTTGATGCTTTAAGCGAGAATAAGATAACGCTTGAAGAGAATGTAACAGTATCTGAGCATGCTGCCTCAATGGGTGGAAGCCAGGTATTTTTGGAGGCGGGAGAAAAACAGACCGTCAACACCATGATAAAATGCATATCTGTAGCGAGTGCCAATGATGCATCGGTAGCAATGGCAGAGCATATATGGGGGAGCGAGCAGACATTTGTTGATAAGATGAATGAACGTGCACAGGGACTTGGCATGAGCGGTACGCATTTTGTTAACTGCTGCGGGCTTGATACTGACGGACATATGATGACTGCGAGGGATGTAGCCATAATGTCAAGAGAACTGATTACAAGGTATCCGCAGATACATGAGTATTCCGGAATATGGATGGATACCATAACGCACAACACAAGACGCGGAGAGTCAGAGTTCGGGCTGTCCAATACTAATAAGCTGATTAAGCAGTATGAATGGGCAACAGGTCTTAAGACCGGCTCAACCGGTCTTGCAAAATGCTGTCTTTCAGCTACTGCTGAAAAGGATGGGATAGAGCTCATCGCTGTCGTAATGGCAGCTCCTAACAGTAAGACACGTTTTAAGGATGCGATAAGCCTGCTTAATTATGGATATGGTGTTGTAGACATTTACAGAGACAATGCATGGTTAAGTCAGGAAAAGATGGTTGTACACGGAGGAAAATCTGATTCGGTAAAATGCCGTAAGAATAATGAATTTGTCTATGTATTTACGGAAGATACTGATACAGGCAGAATTAAGTGTACGGAGGAATATGCAGACGGGCTTGAAGCACCGGTGTATGAGGGGGACGTGGTCGGACAGATGGTATACGAGCTGGATGGCAATATACTTGGAACTATTGATATTGTAGCGGCAGATACAGTAGAAAAAGCGGGATTGGGAGATTGTATAAGAAGTACAATGATGAAAATGTTGCTAAATTAA
- a CDS encoding NUDIX domain-containing protein codes for MQENISSEEMLEILDNNGRPTGRAKARRLVHRDGDAHATSHVWIIRADNVGKTGYDILLQKRSHNKDSFPDCYDISSAGHIPFGQGYIESAIRELKEELGIDASEEELEFIGVHDAFNRAEFYGQPFLNHEISNVYLLERGPEAVEFRLQPEEVQSVMWIDFDECYNNVKNNLFEHCICMDEMDMLYDALSHRKSH; via the coding sequence ATGCAGGAAAATATATCATCCGAAGAGATGCTCGAGATACTTGATAATAATGGGAGACCTACAGGCAGGGCTAAAGCAAGGCGGCTTGTCCACCGTGACGGTGACGCACATGCAACATCTCATGTATGGATTATAAGAGCTGATAATGTTGGTAAAACAGGGTACGATATTCTGCTGCAGAAGCGCAGCCATAACAAGGATTCATTCCCTGACTGCTATGATATATCGTCAGCCGGACATATACCATTCGGTCAGGGATACATTGAATCAGCGATAAGGGAACTTAAGGAAGAACTTGGAATTGACGCTTCGGAAGAAGAGCTTGAGTTCATCGGGGTTCATGATGCGTTTAACAGGGCTGAATTCTACGGACAGCCATTTCTTAATCATGAGATAAGCAATGTCTATCTTCTTGAACGTGGTCCGGAAGCAGTTGAATTCAGGCTGCAGCCGGAGGAAGTACAATCGGTTATGTGGATTGATTTTGACGAATGTTATAATAATGTTAAGAATAACCTGTTTGAACACTGCATCTGCATGGATGAGATGGATATGCTTTATGATGCACTTTCACATAGAAAAAGTCATTAA
- a CDS encoding replication-associated recombination protein A translates to MDLFQYMRENTMEKESPLASRMRPETLEEVVGQQHIIGKDRLLYRAIKADKISSIIFYGPPGTGKTTLAKVIANTTSADFCQINATVAGKKDMEDVVAKAKDNIGMYGRKTILFVDEIHRFNKGQQDYLLPFVEDGTIILIGATTENPYFEVNQALISRSAVFELRPLEKDDILKLIKRAISDDKKGMGAYGALIDDDASEFLADCANGDARNALNAVELAVLTTSPSEDGHIHITIDVASDCIQKRVLKYDKTGDNHYDTISAFIKSMRGSDPDAAVYYLARMLYAGEDVAFIARRIMICASEDVGNADPRALEVAVAASQAVERLGMPEARIVLAQAVTYIACAPKSNAAYMAVDAALDRVRNEKTAAIPTHLRDAHYKGAAKLGHGEGYRYAHDYPNHYVDQQYLPDELKGTKFYNPTDMGYEKEMKNLQKKIREEAGEV, encoded by the coding sequence ATGGATCTGTTTCAATATATGCGTGAAAATACGATGGAAAAGGAATCACCGCTTGCATCGCGCATGCGTCCCGAGACCCTGGAGGAGGTTGTGGGACAGCAGCACATAATCGGAAAGGATAGGCTGCTCTACAGAGCAATCAAGGCCGACAAGATAAGTTCAATTATATTCTATGGTCCTCCCGGAACTGGTAAGACAACGCTGGCAAAAGTTATTGCCAATACTACAAGTGCTGATTTCTGCCAGATTAACGCTACAGTTGCAGGCAAGAAGGATATGGAAGATGTTGTTGCAAAAGCAAAAGATAACATTGGAATGTATGGAAGAAAGACAATACTTTTTGTGGATGAGATTCACCGCTTTAACAAGGGACAGCAGGATTATCTGCTTCCGTTTGTCGAGGACGGTACAATCATTCTTATAGGTGCAACAACAGAGAATCCGTATTTTGAGGTCAATCAGGCTCTTATATCCAGATCGGCAGTATTTGAATTGAGGCCTCTTGAAAAAGATGATATTCTCAAGCTCATAAAAAGGGCAATATCAGATGACAAAAAAGGTATGGGTGCGTATGGAGCACTGATAGATGATGATGCGTCGGAATTTCTTGCCGACTGTGCCAATGGTGATGCACGAAATGCACTTAACGCAGTGGAGCTTGCCGTACTTACAACATCACCGTCAGAGGATGGTCACATACATATTACGATTGATGTAGCATCAGATTGTATTCAGAAACGTGTGCTTAAGTATGACAAGACGGGTGACAACCATTATGATACGATATCAGCATTTATTAAGAGCATGAGAGGCTCGGATCCGGATGCGGCAGTGTATTATCTTGCAAGGATGCTTTATGCAGGCGAGGATGTTGCATTTATTGCCAGAAGAATAATGATATGTGCAAGTGAGGATGTTGGAAATGCGGATCCGCGTGCATTAGAAGTTGCTGTGGCTGCATCACAGGCTGTTGAGAGACTTGGAATGCCGGAAGCGAGAATAGTTCTTGCACAGGCAGTTACTTATATTGCGTGTGCGCCTAAGAGTAACGCTGCGTATATGGCTGTTGATGCTGCACTTGACAGGGTTAGGAATGAAAAAACAGCAGCTATTCCAACGCATCTCAGGGATGCGCATTATAAGGGGGCTGCGAAGCTTGGGCATGGTGAAGGTTACAGGTATGCACATGATTATCCTAATCATTATGTTGACCAGCAGTACCTTCCGGACGAACTTAAGGGGACGAAATTCTATAACCCTACAGATATGGGATATGAGAAGGAGATGAAGAATCTTCAGAAAAAAATAAGAGAAGAAGCAGGAGAAGTTTAG
- a CDS encoding ABC-F family ATP-binding cassette domain-containing protein — translation MSILNLEKITKVYGERTLLDNVTLGINEGDKIGVVGVNGCGKSTLLKIVAGLEEADSGKIVKGNDVTISYLPQTPVFSKDERIIDYVVGGALDIATSYNSGGSEHELENYDSIAGEAKTILTKLGIDDYEADISKMSGGQKKRIALARALIRPSGLLILDEPTNHLDNDMVIWLEDYIRRFRGQLLMVTHDRYFLDNVTNRIIEVDGGSLYSYAENYSGFLKLKSEREEMANATEQKRQNMLRKELAWIQRGCQARSTKQQARIDRYEDMKEASRQARQSFDKQSLELGSVYTRLGRKTIELNSISKSFGAKKIIDNFTYIFLRDDRIGFIGNNGCGKSTLMKIITGIMEPDSGYVEIGPTVKIGFFMQENKFEDESLTVLDYVKAIGEYVITADGRITASQMCEKFLFNMKMQWTPITKLSGGEKRRLYLLSVLMESPNVLILDEPTNDLDIETLEILEDYLDKFAGIVITVSHDRYFLDRVVDRIFAFEDGGVIKQYEGGFSDYYEKSHQSAGAAVARQAAAQDGKPASVRNREHEKKLKFTFAEQKEFETIDDDIANLEQKIADIDMQIEKSATQYSKLSELMSQKTEYEQKLSDMMDRWVYLNDLNERINNEEQRK, via the coding sequence ATGAGTATATTGAATCTTGAGAAGATAACGAAGGTTTATGGTGAAAGGACGTTGCTTGACAATGTCACTCTTGGTATAAATGAAGGCGATAAGATTGGCGTTGTGGGAGTTAATGGCTGCGGTAAGTCGACGCTCCTCAAGATAGTAGCAGGTCTGGAGGAGGCAGATTCAGGTAAGATTGTAAAGGGCAATGACGTAACAATCTCATATCTGCCTCAGACACCTGTGTTTTCTAAGGATGAAAGGATAATAGATTATGTTGTCGGTGGTGCGTTGGATATTGCGACAAGCTATAATTCCGGAGGATCGGAGCACGAGCTTGAAAATTACGATTCAATAGCCGGGGAAGCTAAGACTATTCTTACAAAGTTAGGAATAGATGATTATGAAGCTGATATCAGTAAGATGTCCGGCGGACAGAAAAAAAGAATAGCATTGGCAAGAGCACTTATAAGACCATCAGGTCTTCTTATACTGGATGAGCCGACGAACCACCTCGATAATGATATGGTAATATGGCTGGAGGATTATATACGCAGATTCCGTGGACAGCTCCTGATGGTTACGCATGACAGATATTTCCTTGATAATGTAACGAACAGGATAATAGAGGTTGACGGAGGCAGTCTGTATTCATATGCAGAGAATTATTCGGGCTTTCTTAAGCTTAAGAGTGAGCGCGAAGAGATGGCCAATGCAACAGAACAGAAAAGACAGAATATGCTACGTAAAGAGCTTGCCTGGATCCAGCGTGGATGTCAGGCACGTTCAACCAAGCAGCAGGCAAGAATTGACAGATATGAGGATATGAAAGAAGCTTCAAGGCAGGCACGGCAGTCGTTTGATAAGCAGTCACTTGAACTTGGTTCGGTATATACAAGGCTTGGCAGGAAGACGATAGAACTTAACAGCATATCCAAGTCGTTTGGTGCAAAGAAGATAATAGATAACTTCACATATATATTCCTGCGTGATGACAGGATAGGTTTCATAGGCAATAATGGCTGTGGTAAGTCGACGCTTATGAAGATTATTACCGGAATTATGGAGCCGGACAGCGGCTATGTTGAAATCGGACCAACTGTCAAAATCGGATTTTTCATGCAGGAGAATAAGTTTGAAGATGAGTCACTTACAGTGCTTGATTATGTTAAGGCAATTGGAGAATATGTAATCACTGCTGATGGAAGGATTACGGCATCACAGATGTGTGAGAAGTTTCTTTTCAACATGAAGATGCAATGGACACCGATAACCAAGCTGTCAGGCGGAGAGAAGAGAAGATTGTATCTCCTGTCCGTACTTATGGAGTCACCGAATGTGCTTATTCTGGATGAGCCTACTAATGACCTTGATATTGAGACACTTGAGATACTTGAAGACTACCTTGATAAGTTTGCAGGAATAGTAATAACAGTATCACATGACAGATATTTCCTTGACAGGGTTGTGGACCGTATATTCGCTTTTGAGGACGGTGGAGTAATTAAACAGTATGAAGGCGGATTCAGCGATTACTATGAAAAATCACACCAGTCAGCAGGTGCGGCTGTTGCCAGACAGGCAGCTGCACAGGACGGAAAGCCGGCATCGGTAAGGAACAGGGAGCATGAGAAAAAGCTTAAGTTCACATTTGCGGAGCAGAAAGAATTCGAGACTATAGATGATGATATAGCTAATCTTGAACAGAAGATAGCGGATATAGATATGCAGATAGAAAAATCAGCTACACAATATTCAAAGCTTAGCGAGCTTATGTCACAAAAAACGGAATATGAACAAAAGCTCTCAGACATGATGGACAGATGGGTTTATCTCAATGATCTCAATGAAAGGATTAATAATGAAGAACAACGCAAATAA
- the cls gene encoding cardiolipin synthase: MKNNANNKKKRGLFRIVFGRTTIVVLLILMQVAMLFCAYAFLANKIIYYQGVITAISFVTLVCIINNDENAGFKIAWIIPVLAFPVFGALFYLYCRNQYSIKMIKGKLNLIDADIKQYQRKSIGADSVEVNNDLGEVGIANYLYNSGNYSAYTESGIEYYPLGDDMYVSLVRELEKAEKFIFLEYFIIAKGYMWDSILDILKRKVSEGVEVRLMYDGMCSFVLLPYSYPKQLEEYGIKCRMFAPIVPVLSTYHNNRDHRKIVVIDGRTAFTGGVNLADEYINHIERFGHWKDTGVMIKGDAVKSMTLMFLQLWNVSEQHMERHYSKYLIDNPEIKGNQGIVIPFGDGPYNREDIGKNVYIDILNRAHRYVHIMTPYLILDDEMVAALRYSAERDVETIIIMPHIPDKKYAYLLARTYYKELIEYGVKIYEYTPGFVHAKQFVSDDIRGVVGSFNLDYRSMYLHYECAVYMYNTPVISDIEKDFQDTLAKCQQITVKTCNEYSKIGMLIGRVLRIFAPLM, from the coding sequence ATGAAGAACAACGCAAATAACAAAAAGAAAAGAGGCCTATTCAGGATTGTGTTCGGAAGAACAACAATTGTCGTACTTCTGATTCTTATGCAGGTGGCAATGCTGTTTTGTGCATATGCATTTCTTGCAAATAAGATAATATACTATCAGGGAGTTATAACTGCAATATCGTTCGTCACCCTGGTATGTATAATCAATAATGACGAGAATGCCGGATTTAAAATTGCATGGATAATTCCTGTATTGGCATTTCCGGTATTTGGCGCGTTATTCTATCTTTACTGCCGCAATCAATATTCCATTAAGATGATAAAAGGAAAGCTTAATTTGATTGATGCTGACATAAAGCAATATCAGAGAAAAAGCATAGGTGCTGATTCTGTTGAGGTTAATAATGATCTTGGGGAAGTAGGTATTGCTAACTATCTGTATAATTCCGGAAACTATTCAGCATATACGGAGAGCGGGATAGAATACTATCCGCTTGGAGATGACATGTATGTGAGCCTTGTAAGAGAATTAGAGAAGGCAGAGAAGTTTATATTTTTGGAATATTTCATAATTGCCAAAGGATATATGTGGGATTCGATACTTGATATTCTCAAGCGAAAAGTCAGTGAAGGCGTTGAAGTCCGCCTTATGTATGATGGAATGTGCAGTTTTGTTCTCCTGCCATATTCATATCCGAAGCAGCTTGAAGAGTACGGAATTAAGTGCAGGATGTTTGCACCTATAGTTCCGGTACTCTCGACGTATCACAATAACAGGGATCACCGTAAGATAGTTGTGATAGATGGCAGGACGGCATTTACCGGTGGGGTTAATCTGGCGGATGAATACATTAATCACATAGAGAGGTTCGGACATTGGAAAGACACGGGCGTTATGATTAAAGGCGACGCTGTAAAGAGTATGACGCTTATGTTTCTGCAATTGTGGAATGTCAGTGAGCAGCACATGGAAAGACATTACTCAAAGTATCTTATTGACAATCCTGAGATAAAGGGCAATCAGGGCATTGTAATTCCATTTGGTGACGGACCATATAATAGAGAAGACATTGGAAAGAATGTATATATCGACATACTTAACCGGGCACACAGATATGTTCATATAATGACACCATATCTTATACTTGATGATGAGATGGTGGCAGCTCTTAGATATTCTGCAGAGAGAGATGTGGAGACAATAATTATCATGCCGCATATCCCGGATAAGAAGTATGCTTATCTGCTTGCAAGAACATATTATAAAGAACTTATAGAATATGGCGTTAAGATATACGAATATACGCCGGGGTTTGTGCATGCCAAGCAGTTTGTGAGTGACGATATACGAGGAGTTGTCGGCTCATTTAATCTTGACTACAGAAGTATGTATCTGCATTATGAATGTGCAGTATATATGTACAATACACCGGTTATCAGTGATATAGAAAAAGATTTTCAGGACACGCTTGCTAAGTGCCAGCAGATAACTGTAAAGACATGCAACGAGTACTCTAAGATTGGAATGCTTATCGGAAGAGTCTTAAGAATCTTTGCACCACTTATGTGA
- a CDS encoding YbaN family protein has translation MMTIIKITWIALGFVCFGLGTLGVVLPVLPTVPFYMATAYCFAKSSDRLHDWFTGTRLYRKYLDSYVKNRAMTVKTKVSLLTTSSIVMGIGFIMMESVPAARVILFVVWVCHILYFVFRVKTIRESGESTFVGD, from the coding sequence TTGATGACTATTATTAAGATTACATGGATAGCACTGGGATTTGTATGTTTTGGGCTTGGTACACTTGGAGTAGTGCTTCCGGTACTGCCGACAGTTCCATTTTATATGGCAACGGCATATTGTTTTGCAAAAAGCTCAGACAGATTACATGATTGGTTTACAGGAACACGGTTATACAGGAAGTATCTGGATTCATATGTGAAAAACAGGGCAATGACTGTGAAAACGAAGGTGAGCCTTCTTACAACGTCTTCAATAGTAATGGGAATAGGATTTATTATGATGGAAAGCGTTCCGGCTGCGAGAGTTATTCTGTTTGTCGTGTGGGTATGTCATATATTATATTTTGTTTTCAGAGTGAAGACTATAAGAGAAAGCGGGGAATCAACATTTGTCGGGGACTGA
- a CDS encoding nitrous oxide-stimulated promoter family protein has product MNYKTEKKRLREQKVVGQMIALYCRKNHNTDYGMKNGASHDMSHNTDGIGGKLCDECSALYEYAAQRSRMCPFMEKKTFCSNCTVHCYKPEMRERIKKVMKFSGPRMLLYHPFMAVWHVVSSRLEKKKDKKGKT; this is encoded by the coding sequence ATGAATTATAAGACTGAGAAAAAGAGACTCAGGGAGCAGAAGGTAGTTGGGCAGATGATTGCGCTGTATTGCAGGAAGAACCATAACACTGATTACGGAATGAAGAATGGCGCAAGCCATGACATGAGTCATAATACGGACGGCATAGGTGGAAAATTGTGTGATGAATGCAGTGCTTTGTATGAATATGCGGCACAGAGAAGCAGAATGTGTCCTTTTATGGAGAAAAAGACATTTTGCTCTAACTGTACAGTACACTGCTATAAGCCGGAGATGAGAGAACGGATTAAGAAGGTTATGAAATTCTCCGGACCGAGAATGCTGCTTTATCATCCGTTCATGGCGGTGTGGCATGTTGTAAGTTCACGGCTTGAGAAAAAGAAAGATAAGAAGGGAAAGACCTGA